The genomic segment TATTGTCAAAGAGAGCTCTCAAACACAATCACAGGGAGAATAAGGATGGGTCTTATCGAAGAAGTTTTTACCATCGAACTTCCCGTAGGGGAGAATTTTAGAATTCAGCGATGTCGGTATACTTCTCCTAATACAGAAGCAAAAAAAAGAATTTCCATCGTCAGCGGTATTCACGGAGATGAATTAGAGGGGCAATACGTCTGTTTTTTATTGGGCGAATGGTTGAGAAATAACCCTGATAAAATCAAAGGGACGATAGATATCTATCCCGCTATTAACTCATTGGGGATTGATAGTATTACCCGTTCCATCCCATTTTACGATGTTGATCTTAATCGCACTTTTCCGGGGAGTAAGAACGATTTTCTCCCTGCTCAGATAGCTGATGGTGTGGTGGATGTGATGCGTGGAAGCGATTTTGCTATCGATATTCACTCCAGTAATGTATTTTTACGGGAGATTCCTCAGGTTCGTATCGCAAAGGCTCAAGAAGCTTCGTTAGTCCCTTTGGCAAATTTGCTGAATATCGATTTTGTGTGGGTGCACGATGCGGTAACCGTTTTGGAATCGACCTTTGCCCATGCTATGAATACAATCGGTACGAAAACGCTGGTCGTGGAGATGGGTGTGGGGATGCGTTTGGGGCATGCGTACGGTCATCAGTTACTCAAAGGGATTTTAAATCTGATGGCACATGAGGGGATTATCGAGAGTAAACCTCTCGATGTCAGGTTTCCGATTCAGTCCCATGTCGGTGAAGTGGCGTATCTCAATGCATCCTGTCCCGGATTATTTGTCCCAGCGATAGAGCATTGTCAAATGATAACAAAAGGCTCTGTTGTGGGGCATATCGTGAACGCACTCAGCGGTGAGGTGATGGATGAAGTGATTGCCCCTATCGGTGGGATACTATTTACCCTCAGAGCCTACCCTATCGTCTATGAAGGATCATTATTGGGGCGTATTTTTGGAGAGAGCGAATGAGACGATTTGATATAGTGACATTGGAATCTCCTAATCGTGCCCCTTTACGTATTGAGGGGTTTATATTTGGTGAAGAGAATACAAAAGCTCCTTCGGTTGCGATAGTGGGTGCGATGAGCGGTGATCATATCAACCAGCTTTATGTTGCATCGGGATTGGTGGAGTATCTTCGTATTAAAGAAGAAGAGGGGAAAATTGTCGGCAAAATTTTAGTCATTCCTGCGGTTAATGCGTATGCTCTGAATATGGGAGAAAAAAATTGGCCGTTGGATAAAACCGATATTAACACCATGTTTCCCGGATACGATCAAGGGGAGACAACCCAGCGCATTGCAGGAAGACTCTTCGAAACCCTCAAAGGGTATGACTATGGGATTATATTGGAGGGGCGCCGCGATCAGGGGATGTGTATTCCATATGTAAAACTGATTCAAAGCGGTTATGAAGATATTGAGAGTGTTAAAGATCTCGGTATCGGATTCGTCCATTATCGAGCGCATGAACCGGTAGAGACTGTAATGTTGCAATACAACTGGCAGTTGTGGGAGACCAAAGCATTTTCCATCGTATTTGGTAAAAACGGATCTATAGATCAAGGTGCAAGTGATGAAGTCCATATGGCACTGGTTCGCTTTTTGTCGAAACGGGGGATGCTTGACTTTTCAGTATTTGAAGGGCGTATGAGCAATATAATCGATCCTAACCGTATTACAATCTTAAAAGCATCACGTGCCGGTATTTTTATCTCCAATGTACGGTGTGGAGCACATGTACAAAAAGGGGAAGTAATCGGTAAAATTATCGATGCCTTGAGTGGTGAAAGACGGGAAAAACTCCTTTCACCATGTGAAGGGATTGTCACGTGTCAATATTCGCATCCGTTGATTTTTCAAAACTCTATTGCATTTCGTATTGCATCGGTAGAATTGAATTATGTGAGCAAAGATTAAAGTAAAAATACATTTTAGTCTTTATTTGAAATTTTTAATGATATAATTATTTTATATAATGAAGATGAAATGGATATTTTTTAATGAAATCGCATACCACCTATAAAAAGCTTATTGCTAAAACCGTTATTCTCTCTTTATTAGCGAGTTTGGCGGTTGCTTTTATATACGGTGTTTTCATTAAAAAACGGGCAATTGATGATCTTGCTCGTGTTGACGCACGTAAAACTAGCCGTTTAGCATTTGAAGCACTCTATTCCGCTATGGAAAAAGGGTGGAGTAAAGAAGAACTTGATGCCATTATTGTCCGCTTGAATAAAGTAGAACCCAATATGCGGATTAATGCCTATCGCAGTCCGATAGTCGCAGCACTGTTTGGAGATAGAGAAGCCGATAAAAATATTCGTGAACATGACAGTATGGTTATGAGTGCCATGAAAGGTGAAGAGATTCTCACAGGAGATGATGAGATACGCTATCTCTATCCCATTGTCGTTAATCAAGAGTGTATCACCTGTCACACCAATGCCCATGTTGGAGATATTAACGGCGTTATCGATGTCCGTTTTCCGGTAGCAAACCTCAAAATATCTTTGACGACAATGATTAACTCGTTTATCATCTTTTTTGTCACCTTTACGATCATGATTTTTGCTATTTTATATTTTAGACTTAATGCGTTGTTAGTACAGCCTATTAATCAGTTTATTGGGATGATTCAAGAGATTATCAGTAAAAATGATATGGCAAAACGGGTCAGTCTTAAAACAAAAATTTTGGAAGTTAAAAATATTGAGAGCCATTTTAATAAGATGCTTGATTCGATTCAAGACTATTATGAAAAACTTCAAGAGCTTTCCGATCGTGATTATCTCACAGGATTATATAACCGTCGAAAATTTGAAGAATTTTTGACCTATGAGATTAAGCGCTCTTTGCGTCATCATCATCAGTTTACTGTTTTAATGATTGATTTGGATAATTTTAAATATATTAATGATACTTACGGGCATGCGTCTGGTGATTTAGTACTCAAAGAAGTTACGAGTATTTTTGCTTCAAATCTTCGAAATGCTGATGTATTAGCCCGTTTAGGGGGGGATGAATTTGCAGTTCTTCTCCCAGAAACTCCGTATGAAAATGGGTACGCAGTAGTAGAAAAGCTTCGATCACGCCTCGAATCAACCCCTATCTCCTTGATGTTTGATCAAATAACGCTCACTGCTAGTTTTGGTATTGCTGAATACCCTGAACAGGGTGAAAATATTGAATCACTCCTCACAGGATCGGATTTGGCGATGTATAAGGCTAAGCGTGCCGGCAAAAATACAATAGCAAGAGCCGATCAAAGCGATCAAGAGATGGCAGCGGAGATTCAGAAAAAAGGGGAATTTCTCCGACGTGCTATTGATGATGATTGTGTTGAACCGTTCGCTCAACCCATCTATAATATTCAAACAGGAGAGTTATTTGGATATGAAGTGTTGGCACGTATTCGAGACGGTAAACGATATATGGCAGCAGGACAGTTTATCGAAGTGGCGGAGAGCCTCGGATTTGCCCCTAAAATTGATCAGATAATTCTAACAAAAGGGTTAAATGCACGAGGTCATAAAGGGCTATGGGATAAACGCTTTTTCTTTAATCTCTCGACAAAGAGTCTTTTTGACGGTGCTTATGTTAATGTGATTCAAGCACATTATGGAAAAGACCCGAAACAGTCCAATTCCGGTGTATCGATAGAAATTTTAGAGAGGGAAGCGATTCATAATGTAAACGGATTAATGGATATTATTGAAGAGATGAAAAAAATTGGAATTTCCTTTGCATTAGATGATTTTGGATCAGGGTTTTCATCATTCGTTTATCTCAAATATTTTGATACCGATTTTGTAAAAATCGATGGGGAATTTGTAAAAAATATTGCGGTAAATGAGAAAGATCGTATTTTTGTAAAACATATTCATCAGATTGCTAAAGAGTTCGGAAAGCTCACGATAGCAGAATATGTAGAAGATGAAGAGACGTTAGAAGTCCTTAAAGAGATTGGTGTCGATTATGCACAGGGCTTTTATTATGGACGCCCTGAGCCATTGATATAATTTTATTCTACTCGATTTCGTCCATTTTCTTTGGCGAGATAGAGTTTTGTATCGACAGCTTGGATGTAATGCTGAATGATATTTTTTGTGACAAAAGTTAAATCACGAGTATCAATTTCGTATACGCCGATGCTCACAGTATAATTGATACTATTATTTTCATAATGAACTTTTTGTGTAGCTGTTGTAAGACAGAGTTTTTCTGCGAGTTGCCGAGCTTCAGAATAGTTTGTTGATGGGAGGAGAACCAAAAACTCTTCACCGCCAAATCGGAAAATAAAGTCTGATTTTCGAAGAGTTTTTTGTAAATTATGCGCAAAATTTTTGATTACTTCATCTCCTGAAAGATGTCCATATTGATCATTTATTTCTTTGAAATAATCCAAATCACACATAATCATTGAACAATCACTTTCTGTTGCTTTGGCTATTTCAACTTGTCCCATAACAATTTTTTCAAATAGTCGTCGACCTAGTAATCCTGTTAGAGGATCTTTGGTATATTCGCCGATAATCAACATATCATTAATGATAGCAATTTCATTTCCGATTTCCAATGAGGTATAGTCGAGATTTTGTAAGAGCTGAATGATATTTTTATAATCTATCTGTTCGGATGCACGTTGTGAAAAAATATTTGATGCTAATTCGTGTAAATTAATATGAAGTCGCTGTATGTCAGAAAAATGGCTTGTATTTGATAGGTATGGAATGGATGGATTATGCAACCATTGACCAAAAGAACACCGTGTATGGTCAAGTTCGCAACTGCTCCCTTCTCTTTGAGTTCCTTGTAGCTCAGAAATAAGTACTAACATCCATTCTAAATGGTGTTGATAGTGAATCATCAAATGTTTTTCAATGAGATGAGAAAGGTGAGAGAGTCGAATATGATGTTTGGTCGCTAATTTGCGTAAAAAATGGTGGTAGTATTCTTTTGCAATGCGTGTTTCTAAGTTAGTAAAATGGATGTTTGCATAATTTATAGAAGAACATTTTCCCTCAGATGCTAAAAGTCCTAATATTTCTCTAGCAATATTAGAGAGCTCACTGTGAACAAAAAGATAAGGAAGATCATTGTAAATACAAAATTCAAGATAATCTTCAATAGCTTCGTTTTCTTCGTTGGTATCGAATTGGTTAAATACGTTGAGAAGTTTCTCTTTTTGTTCATTAATGATTTTTGTGTAAGAAGAGTCATATCTTGCAAAACAATCACTGTTTTGTGCCTCTTGGGCAAAGCGTTCAACTGTTGAGCGAATGAGTGGTAAATAAATTTTCCATTGAAGCATGTTATTAGCTTAAAATCTTTTTAGCACACTCGTTGATTCGTTTTCCGTCGGCTTGTGCTCCCAGTGATTTGGAAGCAGCACCCATAACTTTACCAATCTCTTTCATAGAAGTTGCCCCTATTTCAGCGATTATAGTACGCAGGGCAGATTCGAGTTCGTCATCACTCAATTGTTGCGGTAAATACGCTTCAAAAATAGCCGCTTCAGAGGCTTCTTGTTCATACAAATCTTCCCGTCCTGCATCACGGTACTGAGACATCGCATCGTTACGTTGTTTCACCTGTTTTTGGATGATTTTGATAACATCATCATCACTAAGCTCTTTACGCTCATCTACTTCGATTTGCTTCATCGCACTACTAAGTAGTCGCAATGCATCTCGAACTGCATTATTTTTCTCTTTCATTGCTGTTTTGATATCGTTATTAATTTGCTCACGTAATGTCATTTAAATCCTTTGGAACTCTTTTTGCTTATTATAGCAAAATTACCGATCGGATGTGCTATGCGCTTAAGTCTTTATCTTTCTGTTTTATCAGCTTCATTATTGCTTAGTGGGTGTACAGCAAGATTAACTGAGCCTGATATCTCTTTTACGCCACCAAAATATGTTGAAGAGATGCCATCACGCGAAGAAGAGAACAGTTTTGTCGCACGCGGAAGCTTATTTGGTCAGGGTGATAGTCCACTTTTTTCCGATCACAAAGCAATGCATGTTAATGATATCGTCACGGTAGTGATTTCTGAAACGGCAACCAGTTCCAATAAAGCAAGTAAGGCACTAAGTGAAGCAGATGCTCTTGGTCTCAATGGCGGTGTCTTCGCCGGAACATCTGCGACGAACTCCACTGTAGGGAATGCTCTTAGTAAGCTTAACGGTGGCGCAAATATTGGATTTACCGGTGGGTCAACTTCAAGTTACTCTGGATCCGGTGCTGCTACGAAAAATGCTTCATTTACAACAACGATATCTTCCCGTATTGTGAAAGTGATGTCCAATGGAAACTATTTTATTATTGGACGGCGTGAGATCATGGTTGATGATCAAAAGCAGATTATGCAACTAAGCGGTGTTATCCGTCCGTATGATATTGATCAAAACAATCAAATAAATTCTGCAAAAATCTCTGATGCAAAAATTCTTTATGCCAATGAAGGGGATGTGGATCGTTCGGTTAATCGAGGCTGGGGAAGTAAGCTCGTTGAAGCTGTTTGGCCATTTTGATTGTATCATTCACCCTATAGGGTGTAAATGTGCGCTCAGAGTAAATAGAAGTGATTTTTATCTAATTACCTGTAATGGGTCAATGTGGGCATTGCGTTGGGTGACTTGGAACATCAATTCACGCTCAACTCGACCGATAACGGAACCTTGCTTAAGCCTTTGACCGACAGATACCGTAGGGGCAATTTTATCGAGATGGGCATAGATGGTATGAAGTCCATTGTCGTGTTCAATAATCACAACATTATCAAGCATTGCGGTGGGTTTTGCAAAAATAACTTTGCCGTTTAAGACTGCTTTGACTTTTGCATCCGGATCGGTAGGGCGGAGTGAAACTGATTCATTGTAAATTTTAATCCCATATACCGGATCAGTGTAGGGACCGAAACGTTTGGTTACGACATAGCCATCCAGTGGCGCGATAGTACGATCTCCACTGTATGCTGCTGTTTTAGAAGGTTGGTACTCAGAAATGGCTTTCTGTGCACCTTCAGGAAGAGGTTTTGATCCTGCTTTTGGGGCAACAAGTGGTGGTGGAGCTTTTTTAGGCTTCATCTCTTCAAGTTTAATAATATTGAGACTTGCAAGGGTGTTCTGAAGCGATTTTTGTTGGCTGAGTATTTTTCCAAGAGAGCGTTTATACTCATTTTTCTCTTTTTCTAGCAAAGCAATTGCTTTTTCATTCTCTTGTTTAGTAGCAAGAACATTTTGTTTTTGTTTATCGATTACGGCGATAGATTGTTTGAGAACGGTAGTTTGGTTCGTAAGAGCAGCGATACGATTAGCATTTTCACCAAAAATAAAGTTAAGCTCTTTAATCTCTTCATTGATTTGTTTAAGATGAATTTTAAGAGCTTCTTCGGTGATAATGGCATCAGCATTTTTTGCTCGATCATCTTTTATAAGCAAAGATATGGAGGTATTTCGTGCAATTGCAAAGACAAGACGTTGTTCGATATCATTTTGTGTTTTGGTAAGCTGAGTTTGTTGTGTTAGTAGTCCATTGAGACTAAGTTTATTGGATTGATAGACACTCTCTTTGGATTGAAGTTCGCTGACCAAAGTATTTAAATGTTGTTGTTGAACCCCAACAACCTCTTTTTGCTGCATAATTTTGGTAGCAGTCTCTTCTAGTTTTGCATTGAGTGATGAGTAGGTTTGTTTTGTTTCATTGAGCTGCTTAGATGTATTTTGGATACGTTCATCTATTTTTGCACTGAATCCATTTATGCTTAAGAGTGATAGCAGAAGAAGGGAATATGGGAACATCTATTCCTCTTCGCGTTGAAACAGTACGATGGTAAAAGTA from the Sulfuricurvum sp. genome contains:
- a CDS encoding M14 family metallopeptidase; protein product: MGLIEEVFTIELPVGENFRIQRCRYTSPNTEAKKRISIVSGIHGDELEGQYVCFLLGEWLRNNPDKIKGTIDIYPAINSLGIDSITRSIPFYDVDLNRTFPGSKNDFLPAQIADGVVDVMRGSDFAIDIHSSNVFLREIPQVRIAKAQEASLVPLANLLNIDFVWVHDAVTVLESTFAHAMNTIGTKTLVVEMGVGMRLGHAYGHQLLKGILNLMAHEGIIESKPLDVRFPIQSHVGEVAYLNASCPGLFVPAIEHCQMITKGSVVGHIVNALSGEVMDEVIAPIGGILFTLRAYPIVYEGSLLGRIFGESE
- a CDS encoding M14 family metallopeptidase; this encodes MRRFDIVTLESPNRAPLRIEGFIFGEENTKAPSVAIVGAMSGDHINQLYVASGLVEYLRIKEEEGKIVGKILVIPAVNAYALNMGEKNWPLDKTDINTMFPGYDQGETTQRIAGRLFETLKGYDYGIILEGRRDQGMCIPYVKLIQSGYEDIESVKDLGIGFVHYRAHEPVETVMLQYNWQLWETKAFSIVFGKNGSIDQGASDEVHMALVRFLSKRGMLDFSVFEGRMSNIIDPNRITILKASRAGIFISNVRCGAHVQKGEVIGKIIDALSGERREKLLSPCEGIVTCQYSHPLIFQNSIAFRIASVELNYVSKD
- a CDS encoding diguanylate cyclase, with the translated sequence MKSHTTYKKLIAKTVILSLLASLAVAFIYGVFIKKRAIDDLARVDARKTSRLAFEALYSAMEKGWSKEELDAIIVRLNKVEPNMRINAYRSPIVAALFGDREADKNIREHDSMVMSAMKGEEILTGDDEIRYLYPIVVNQECITCHTNAHVGDINGVIDVRFPVANLKISLTTMINSFIIFFVTFTIMIFAILYFRLNALLVQPINQFIGMIQEIISKNDMAKRVSLKTKILEVKNIESHFNKMLDSIQDYYEKLQELSDRDYLTGLYNRRKFEEFLTYEIKRSLRHHHQFTVLMIDLDNFKYINDTYGHASGDLVLKEVTSIFASNLRNADVLARLGGDEFAVLLPETPYENGYAVVEKLRSRLESTPISLMFDQITLTASFGIAEYPEQGENIESLLTGSDLAMYKAKRAGKNTIARADQSDQEMAAEIQKKGEFLRRAIDDDCVEPFAQPIYNIQTGELFGYEVLARIRDGKRYMAAGQFIEVAESLGFAPKIDQIILTKGLNARGHKGLWDKRFFFNLSTKSLFDGAYVNVIQAHYGKDPKQSNSGVSIEILEREAIHNVNGLMDIIEEMKKIGISFALDDFGSGFSSFVYLKYFDTDFVKIDGEFVKNIAVNEKDRIFVKHIHQIAKEFGKLTIAEYVEDEETLEVLKEIGVDYAQGFYYGRPEPLI
- a CDS encoding sensor domain-containing diguanylate cyclase; this translates as MLQWKIYLPLIRSTVERFAQEAQNSDCFARYDSSYTKIINEQKEKLLNVFNQFDTNEENEAIEDYLEFCIYNDLPYLFVHSELSNIAREILGLLASEGKCSSINYANIHFTNLETRIAKEYYHHFLRKLATKHHIRLSHLSHLIEKHLMIHYQHHLEWMLVLISELQGTQREGSSCELDHTRCSFGQWLHNPSIPYLSNTSHFSDIQRLHINLHELASNIFSQRASEQIDYKNIIQLLQNLDYTSLEIGNEIAIINDMLIIGEYTKDPLTGLLGRRLFEKIVMGQVEIAKATESDCSMIMCDLDYFKEINDQYGHLSGDEVIKNFAHNLQKTLRKSDFIFRFGGEEFLVLLPSTNYSEARQLAEKLCLTTATQKVHYENNSINYTVSIGVYEIDTRDLTFVTKNIIQHYIQAVDTKLYLAKENGRNRVE
- a CDS encoding GatB/YqeY domain-containing protein; protein product: MTLREQINNDIKTAMKEKNNAVRDALRLLSSAMKQIEVDERKELSDDDVIKIIQKQVKQRNDAMSQYRDAGREDLYEQEASEAAIFEAYLPQQLSDDELESALRTIIAEIGATSMKEIGKVMGAASKSLGAQADGKRINECAKKILS
- the flgH gene encoding flagellar basal body L-ring protein FlgH — translated: MRLSLYLSVLSASLLLSGCTARLTEPDISFTPPKYVEEMPSREEENSFVARGSLFGQGDSPLFSDHKAMHVNDIVTVVISETATSSNKASKALSEADALGLNGGVFAGTSATNSTVGNALSKLNGGANIGFTGGSTSSYSGSGAATKNASFTTTISSRIVKVMSNGNYFIIGRREIMVDDQKQIMQLSGVIRPYDIDQNNQINSAKISDAKILYANEGDVDRSVNRGWGSKLVEAVWPF
- a CDS encoding peptidoglycan DD-metalloendopeptidase family protein, coding for MFPYSLLLLSLLSINGFSAKIDERIQNTSKQLNETKQTYSSLNAKLEETATKIMQQKEVVGVQQQHLNTLVSELQSKESVYQSNKLSLNGLLTQQTQLTKTQNDIEQRLVFAIARNTSISLLIKDDRAKNADAIITEEALKIHLKQINEEIKELNFIFGENANRIAALTNQTTVLKQSIAVIDKQKQNVLATKQENEKAIALLEKEKNEYKRSLGKILSQQKSLQNTLASLNIIKLEEMKPKKAPPPLVAPKAGSKPLPEGAQKAISEYQPSKTAAYSGDRTIAPLDGYVVTKRFGPYTDPVYGIKIYNESVSLRPTDPDAKVKAVLNGKVIFAKPTAMLDNVVIIEHDNGLHTIYAHLDKIAPTVSVGQRLKQGSVIGRVERELMFQVTQRNAHIDPLQVIR